A single genomic interval of Cupriavidus sp. MP-37 harbors:
- the fdhA gene encoding formaldehyde dehydrogenase, glutathione-independent: MSKNRGVVYLGPGKVEVQNIGYPEMVDPNGRAIGHGVILKVVSTNICGSDQHMVRGRTTAPVGLVLGHEITGEVIEVGRDVETLRIGDLVSVPFNVACGRCAMCKEQHTGVCLNVNPSRAGGAYGYVDMGGWIGGQSEYVMVPYADFNLLKFPDRDQAMAKIRDLTCLSDILPTGYHGAVTAGVKPGATVYIAGAGPVGMAAAASARLLGAACTIVGDMNPARLAHARAMGFEVVDLSQDATLGEQIAAILGTPEIDCAVDCVGFEAHGHGASGHVEEAPATVLNSLMEITRPAGAIGIPGLYVTDDPGAKDAAAQRGSLSIRFGLGWAKSHSFHTGQTPVLKYNRNLMQAILHNRLPIAEIVNVTVISLDQAPEGYQQFDGGAPRKFVIDPHGMLAAA; the protein is encoded by the coding sequence ATGAGCAAGAACCGGGGTGTCGTCTATCTTGGGCCGGGCAAGGTCGAGGTGCAGAACATCGGCTATCCGGAAATGGTCGATCCAAACGGGCGCGCGATCGGCCACGGCGTGATCCTCAAGGTCGTCAGCACGAATATCTGCGGCTCGGACCAGCACATGGTGCGCGGCCGCACCACCGCGCCGGTCGGCCTGGTGCTGGGCCACGAGATCACCGGCGAGGTGATCGAGGTCGGGCGCGACGTCGAGACGCTGCGCATCGGCGACCTGGTCTCGGTGCCGTTCAACGTTGCCTGCGGCCGCTGCGCCATGTGCAAGGAACAACATACCGGGGTCTGCCTGAACGTCAATCCGTCGCGCGCCGGCGGCGCGTACGGCTACGTGGACATGGGCGGCTGGATCGGCGGGCAGTCGGAATACGTGATGGTGCCGTACGCCGACTTCAACCTGCTGAAGTTTCCCGACCGGGACCAGGCGATGGCGAAGATCCGCGATCTCACCTGCCTGTCGGACATCCTGCCGACCGGCTACCACGGCGCCGTGACCGCAGGCGTGAAGCCGGGCGCTACCGTGTACATCGCCGGCGCCGGCCCGGTCGGCATGGCCGCCGCAGCCTCGGCGCGCCTGCTGGGCGCGGCCTGCACCATCGTCGGCGACATGAACCCGGCGCGCCTTGCCCATGCCAGGGCGATGGGATTCGAGGTGGTAGACCTGTCGCAGGACGCGACGCTGGGTGAGCAGATCGCCGCCATCCTCGGCACGCCGGAGATCGATTGCGCGGTCGACTGTGTCGGCTTCGAAGCCCACGGCCATGGCGCGTCAGGCCACGTGGAAGAGGCGCCCGCGACGGTACTGAACTCGCTGATGGAGATCACCCGTCCCGCCGGCGCGATCGGCATCCCGGGCCTTTACGTCACCGATGATCCGGGCGCGAAGGATGCCGCGGCGCAGCGCGGCAGCCTGAGCATCCGCTTCGGCCTCGGCTGGGCCAAGTCGCATTCCTTCCACACCGGGCAGACGCCGGTGCTGAAGTACAACCGCAACCTGATGCAGGCCATCCTCCACAATCGCCTGCCCATTGCGGAAATCGTCAATGTCACGGTGATTTCGCTGGACCAGGCGCCGGAAGGCTACCAGCAGTTCGACGGCGGCGCACCGCGCAAATTCGTCATCGACCCGCATGGGATGCTGGCGGCCGCCTGA
- a CDS encoding porin, translating into MKKTTLGPAAALLFSVPAFAQSGVTLYGIIDEGINYTNNVGGDRLIEMQSGFAQGSRWGLKGSEDLGGGVKALFQLENGFSASTGRAAQGGAMFGRQAYVGLADDRLGTVTLGRQYDSVIDYLAPTTVVGNWGGYLFGHPYDNDNMVYSFRVNNTVKYTSPSLGGFQFGGTYSFSNDTSFANNRQFGAGMQYANGGWLLAAAYLQADHPSATANGAISSGGDQNFLARRLRIFGAGVNYTFGAATAGFSYSNTNLTQPLSTSYISGSILPAAGTLDALKFQNFEFNFKYQFTPAFYAGAVYTLTTEKFQASSGEARPRVHSIGLMADYNFSKRTDVYLQGVYQRVRGDKTGTALDQAYIPGAADSSSTSSQVLVRAAIRHKF; encoded by the coding sequence ATGAAAAAAACCACGCTGGGGCCGGCCGCGGCCCTGTTGTTTTCCGTGCCGGCCTTTGCCCAAAGCGGCGTCACGCTGTACGGCATCATCGACGAAGGCATCAACTACACCAACAATGTCGGCGGCGACCGGCTGATCGAGATGCAGAGCGGCTTCGCCCAGGGGAGTCGCTGGGGCCTGAAGGGCTCGGAAGACCTGGGAGGTGGCGTCAAGGCGCTGTTCCAGCTCGAGAACGGCTTCAGTGCCAGCACCGGCCGGGCCGCGCAGGGTGGCGCGATGTTCGGCCGGCAGGCCTATGTCGGGCTTGCCGACGACCGGCTGGGAACCGTCACGTTGGGGCGCCAGTATGATTCCGTGATCGACTACCTGGCGCCGACGACCGTAGTCGGGAACTGGGGCGGGTATCTGTTCGGCCACCCTTACGACAACGACAACATGGTCTACTCGTTCCGTGTCAACAACACGGTCAAGTACACCAGCCCCTCGCTCGGCGGCTTCCAGTTCGGAGGCACCTACAGCTTCAGCAACGACACCAGCTTCGCCAACAACCGCCAGTTCGGCGCGGGGATGCAGTATGCGAACGGTGGATGGCTGCTGGCGGCGGCCTACCTGCAGGCGGACCATCCGTCCGCCACGGCGAACGGCGCCATCAGCAGCGGCGGCGACCAGAACTTCCTTGCCAGGAGACTGCGCATCTTCGGCGCGGGCGTCAACTACACCTTCGGCGCGGCGACCGCCGGCTTTTCCTACTCGAACACGAACCTGACGCAACCGTTGTCGACCTCGTATATCTCGGGTTCGATCCTGCCGGCGGCCGGCACGCTCGATGCGCTCAAGTTCCAGAATTTCGAGTTCAACTTCAAATACCAGTTCACGCCGGCGTTCTATGCCGGGGCGGTCTACACGCTGACCACGGAGAAGTTCCAGGCGTCGTCGGGCGAGGCCAGGCCCAGGGTGCACAGCATCGGGCTGATGGCGGACTACAACTTTTCGAAGCGCACCGACGTCTATCTGCAGGGCGTCTACCAGCGCGTCCGCGGCGACAAGACCGGCACGGCACTGGACCAGGCCTACATACCCGGTGCGGCCGACTCGTCCTCGACGTCCAGCCAGGTGCTGGTGCGCGCGGCGATCCGTCACAAGTTCTGA